Part of the Oncorhynchus tshawytscha isolate Ot180627B linkage group LG07, Otsh_v2.0, whole genome shotgun sequence genome, ttgtccttttTCTACGTGTTGATTCTTTCTAACAGAACTTTTGCAAGGCAAGTCTTTGCCTGGCTGTGACTGGACCATTTCCCCCCCTGGTGCACTAGCTCGAATTTGACTCTTCTGCCTGCCTCTGCTGGCTGGTCTCTGCGGTGTGTTCACACGGTCTACATTCAGTCCAGCCTGTTCGAGCCGTGTGACATGTTCCTCTTTCATATGTCTTTTTGCATGTAATTTAAGCTTATCTAATTGAGCAAAACTTTTGTCACAAACAGGGCAGTGGTGAGGCTTCTCTCCAGTATGTGATCTCTGGTGTCTTATAAGATCCCTCACTTTTCTAAAGCTCTTACTGCAGTCAAAGCAGTAGTGTGGCTTCTCTCCTCCAGGACTGAAACCCTCGATCCAATCATCAGAGTCATCAGTATCTAGGggctcctcttccttctcctgtaTTGTTTTGCTATGTGATGGTGTTCTCTTTCCGGGAGCTCTAGCTCGTATTTTACTCCGAACTACAAAATGTCCATCTTGCTGCTCATTATTAGAACTGTGGAAGTGGTCCCGCTCGATCAGGTTGTCATCTTGCAGGTCTTCTGGGGTGTCCATCTCCTCTACCtggaaatacatttaaaatggcATAATTACTAGTGGGCCTACCGTCTCTGTTCTCTAAAACATTTGTTTTGTAATAATATAGTCTACTTTTCGATACATTTAAGTCCAAATTAGAATAGATAGCATACCATAAATACCTAAACAAATAACGTACATGTGTACAGTAGTAGCTAGGTCTAATCGTTTGAAATACCTAACAGTGTCAACATGATAATGATGATTTGTTTGTCATTAGGCCTAGAGATCACCATAGACTAGTGTTCTAGGCAAGAAAAGGTTCATTGACAGTAGTAGTCTTTACCTTCGTCTCCTTGTGTTTAATAAAGCCAGACAGCCAGGACAGCGTGGTGAGTATTTGTGGTTGTATTTCTGACGCTGCATCCCCACTCTTCCCCTTCATTTTCCTCCTCAGTCGAACATATCGGTCTCTCAAGTTCTTCCATTTCGTCCTGCAAATCTGTTCTTCTACTCTCAGAGTTTTGGCTATCTCCTTCCAGCTGTTGTTGGTCATGGTAAAGTCTTTGTAGTCTTTCAATGAGGTGTTGTACAAATTGTTGTACCTTCTGACCTCTTCAATTACCCTTTCCTCCAAACGTGCGTCGTCTTGCGTCTTGCTTGGCTTAGCGTCATCAGTATATTGAGGCTCCTCGTCATCTTGGTTTTCCTGCATTGTTTGGGGCAGTCCTTCGTCCTTCTCAAAGTCCGCCATTTTCCCTGATGTGCGTTTTGTATCTGATCAGAGGGGGTGTGGGTAAAACCACAAGCTGCAAACGAAGTCTGCTGTGCTATTCTATACACAACAGCGGACTATTTTTTCTTGTAACAATTTAAGCTTTTGGTTAGATTTGATTCgtagtaaaacaaaaataaaaagccCATCATTTCACACGATCCTTGTTGTTGCTACTGCATATCTATCCCATTGGCTGGTTAGGTAGTCCTCTCTCCACACCAGACGCAGCGTGATGAGGTTTAGAAAGAacaagacacacacagaaagctaAACTACCGATTGAAAACGAATCTAGACGACTAGATCGGATATACAAATCACATGCATGTTGAAACGTCAAAATGCCACTTCTTCGGGATTGTGTTGGTGTATCGCATCCAATTTAAGATGCATACACCGCCGCCTACTGTACTGGAGTTTGAGGCCATTCACGGCCTACCTACATTAAATTATTTGTGATATGGTCCTATACAATTTGGGGAGAGTAAAAaatatgtttgttgttgttgtattaccCTACCAACGGCCTGGGGGGACAGAACACTACCACTCAACACCCCCTGCAACTGTTCTGCAGTAAAACCTCGCAATCCCAAGTATGTACCTgccgctgccaccacaacctctctTTTCTGGGACTTTAGATCCATTTGTGTAGTACAATTGACAACCATAGCTACTGTATGAATGCCAATAAACCTACCTTACTGAAGCACATATTATTTCCATCACTCTCTATTAGGCCCACTCACAggaatcctctcaggatccccattatagtgaatgggGAAATGTTAAATATTcgtgcacatttaaaaaaaaaaaaaagattaacatGGTACCAACAATTGCTTCTATTACACAAGATGCAACGTTATGTCCTTGAACCGATTGTTTTAATATCGCACACAGAATAAGTTATAAAGATAATTTAGTTGCTCCACCAGCTTGCAGTATCCCGTCGGCCATCATCTTGAAATACTGGTTGCGTCCGAATACCGTACTTGCGTTTTAAATAGTAAGCATTTTGAGTATGCGAAAATATTAAGTTTTACAGTATGTTAAATTTCGAAACTTCATCGCATATCCAATACCATAATTAGTTAGTCTAATTTCAATGTGAACATCTACCCCAACCGAGTATGTTCTTCAAATGATGTATTTATATTATTGCCTGTGCTGCTGTGGACACTTAAGGTAAGGAAACATAGTGCAGGGGTGTCGTGGTGCCTGAGCGCGGAGGAGAGGGGCTATAAAAtgacaaacaaaataaatatgtaTAGCAGCCGGGAGGAAGGAAAATGGTTGTTTCTTCCGTGTCTTCTCTCTGCCTGTGGCAAAAATGATGAAGAACTATAGGCTACGTGTATGCACGGCGGAGGCCTGTCTGAGGCTTGACCACTTTCGCCAATCAGAatgttgaagaaaaaaaaattcaACGTGTGTCTGCCTTGATGTTTATAAAACTCCATGGACCCACTCTCTACTCTTCCGCAGTGGAACCCAGAACGATATGTGAACACTTGGTTATGCCGAGGACAGCCAAACCAGAGTGGCCACAGCAAGGCTAAAAGGAGTTTGACCCACTCGAAAAGTTCAGATAGCCCTGCTAGGGTATTATAGCCTACATTGGCTATCGGTTGAAACGCAGGGCCCGTTCAAGCTTGATATGTCAGGGTGGTCAATTAGAAATGTGAATTGGGAGAAGTTGGAGGTAATAATGCATTTAGCTCCTGGACGTTGTAAAACCATGAGCCGTACACTGCCGCCTGTCTCCAGATTATTAATCCACTGAGAAGAGAAATTAGATTATCATCAACATTAACAATGCAAAACAAGAGTTGGGTTATATACGGTTTTTAACGGCTTgattgtatactgaacaaaaatattaacacaacatgcaacaatttcaaagattttactgagttacagttatataaggaaatcagtcaattgattaggccctaatctatggatttcacatgactgttggttacagatacagtgccttgtgaaagtattcggcccccttgaactttgcgaccttttgccacatttcaggcttcaaacaaagatatacaactgtatttttttgtgaagaatcaacaacaagtgggacacaatcatgaagtggaacgacatttattggatatttcaaacttttttaacaaatcaaaaactgaaaaattggccgtgcaaaattattcagcccccttaagttaatactttgtagcgccaccttttgctgcgattacagctgtaagtcgcttggggtatgtctctatcagttttgcacatcgagagactgacattttttcccattcctccttgcaaaacagctcgagctcagtgaggttggatggagagcatttgtgaacagcagttttcagttctttccacagattctcgattggattcaggtctggactttgacttggccattctaacacctggatatgtttatttttgaaccattccattgtagattttgctttatgttttggatcattgtcttgttggaagacaaatctccgtcccagtctcaggtcttttgcagactccatcaggttttcttccagaatggtcctgtatttggctccatccatcttcccatcaattttaaccatcttccctgtccctgctgaagaaaagcaggcccaaaccatgatgctgccaccaccatgtttgacagtggggatggggtgttcagggtgatgggctgtgttgcttttacgccaaacataacgttttgcattgttgccaaaaagttcaattttggtttcatctgaccagagcaccttcttccacatgtttggtgtgtctccctggtggcttgtggcaaactataaacaacactttttatggatatctttaagaaatggctttcttcttgccactcttccataaaggccagatttgtgcaatatacgactgattgttgtcctatggacagagtctcccacctcagctgtagatctctgcagttcatccagagtgatcatgggcctcttggctgcatctctgatcagtcttctccttgtatgagctgaaagtttagagggacggccaggtcttggtagatttgcagtggtctgatactccttccatttcaatattatcgcttgcacagtgctccttgggatgtttaaagcttgggaaatctttttgtatccaaatccggctttaaacttcttcacaacagtatctcggaactgcctggtgtgttccttgttcttcatgatgctctctgcgcttctaacggacctctgagactatcacagtgcaggtgcatttatacggagacttgattacacacaggtggattgtatttatcatcattagtcatttaggtcaacattggatcattcagagatcctcactgaacttctggagagagtttgctgcactgaaattaaaggggctgaataattttgcacgcccaatttttcagtttttgatttgttaaaaaagtttgaaatatccaataaatgtcattccacttcatgattgtgtcccacttgttgttgattcttcacaaaaaaatacagttttatatctttatgtttgaagcctgaaatgtggcaaaaggttgcacagttcaagggggccgaatactttcgcaaggcactgtaccttttaaaaaaggtagggacgtggatcagaaaactagtccgtatctggtgtgaccagtgGCGACCCTGTTTTGTGCCccacatttttgcaaaaaataaaataaattattttctggggggtgggggggttgcctgtttttgcattttattttgacattaatacatgtcacatatcagtttgcaaacaatgtgaaaaaattaataattgagttaataaagccttgtacaaacatggtctcttttttgttttcttgagtaaggcagctccaaagtgcaggtgtttcagcctagctcagtgctttctgtggtggtggggcaagctagcagaaaatacggagcgttgcgctgtgattggcttagtgttctgtcactcatgggtaCACTGCGTCACCatcaagtctaagggtagagctcaaaaattcaagccccttgggtgctgccatagagttacattagaagtgcccatccaaggaGGCTCAAGGTCactggccacagataaaatgatgtaaagtcacgttatatctacagtagctttgattggactgattggacaaaatcttagctagcagtcatcatcataaatcaagttgacaatctactggcaaatcctttttaatccttgtcatatgaagagaaataatatagagaaattatagataaaacgtatcggtggctcatcggccattggacaagattaagggtctcttttcctagtttaaaatgataaacattcaatattggccatgctgtcaatgaaacAGGATTTGTGCCACGCTTAAAAcaactgcaaaatctgactttagtgagttgaagacaactgggaaatcaGAGAAAACGAGCTACGACTGGGTAAAAACtttcatccaacttggaattgtaAATCTGGAATCggacctctttctagagctacaacctgaagatcactgacgtcattatgattcaaccttttttctttcttttgagtttacagttgtcttgaaagcaccatgaatCCAGAGAATagcagactttgatgacaaagtttgatgacaacatTCTCCCACAATGGACAGctgcaccaccttcctgttcaagtgagcacagcacaacaaggtgagtccaaaaatgtattgtatgctgctgcatgaattatgtaatatgccagggagatatgtgtaCTGTAGATTAGAAAGTAATACTGTTTattttgtgtagtaagctgttagtgtcccatgtgcctcaccctaataatttggtatattttcacctcttaaattcacctactgttctgacttggtggtgcacatataacctataacctgtttttgagaaatgtaatcattgaatattgtaagagctttcattgtctgcttatatagcccctttatttatcctacagttctgacttggtatacactgtaagaatggcccatgttctgaattctgttgctgtacatttcaaaagtgctgaacaaatagttatagtGACCAAGTCCGTCCTAGCtagctcattaatgtcttaatcgaaattacggattgcctcttatccgcttgtcatccccttatgccaaagtttgtacatctcaattgtcagtagaaaccacatttgttcaagcaagtcagccatatcaccTATGCTTTTATAAAGGCAGTAAattaggctgaatgaactgtttcgctgccagacaaggctttgctgatagccaggtgcagcagtggtaaggtgttgggactgctgttgggactctgctgttgggcaGCTttatgttgggacagctttatgtaggctctaacagtttgtgggcacagtttgtcaccgttatagtgcaattcatgtattgtttagtgttgtgtagtgtagtggctttgctggcaggCATcccacattttttgttttgtttgccccaccaagatttacatgttaaaatcgccactgggtgtgacacatctccttcgcataaagttgatcaggctgttgattgtggcctgtggaatgttgtcccactcctcttcaatggctgtgcgaagttgctggatgtggtcgggaactggaacatgctgtcatgcatgttgatccagagcatcccatggggccgtgcattatcatgctgaaacatgaggtgatggtggcggatgaatggcacgtcaatgggcctcaggatcttggcacggtatctctgtgcattcaaattgccatcgataaaatgtaattgtgtttgttgttcaaggcttatgcctgctcataccataaccccaccaccatggggcactctgttcacaaagttgaccTCAGCAAATCGcccgcccacatgacgccatctAACCGGTAAAGTTGAAACTGAGATTTATCcgtaaagagcacacttctccagcgtgccagtggtcgTCGAAGGTGatcattttcccactgaagtcgatTACAACCCCGAACTGAAGTCAGGTCATATATTTATACCCTCCTTTTAGAAGGTGTCCACTCCTTGCACCtctagacagccaatacatctctgttgctaggcaggaacTTAAGTGGTGACTGTTccttctcacttcatctgacctgacctcggcctgAATTTCTCACTCCTCCCTAATTCACTGCTGCCTTAACAGTGACTGAAACCAGGCGGTTaccccattcctctctcccaaGGATCCATGAGATTCAACAATAACATGTTCTAACAGAATGTAAGGTCCCTTCCTCACTCAGTAACATCCCATACACCTAGTTGTTATCCCTCCATTGACCCCAACATAAACATTCATGAAACAATAATACAGCACAATAATCAATAAGTTCTAACACAGTAACCCGAATACATATTTTTCAAACTAGAATCCAACattgttcagagcactttgaatagcaCGTAGTGAGAACACAATAATTATTATTTAGGCGAGATTGTCCTTGAAAGAGCACGTCTCGATTTGTTTTGGATTTTATCAACTGCAGTATTGATTTGACCATTTTTGTACCCCCTTTCCTTGAAATTTCTTTGCATCTCAGCCATGTTTCTGACGAAATTAGATTTTTGATTggacagaattggct contains:
- the LOC112253706 gene encoding zinc finger protein 791 — its product is MADFEKDEGLPQTMQENQDDEEPQYTDDAKPSKTQDDARLEERVIEEVRRYNNLYNTSLKDYKDFTMTNNSWKEIAKTLRVEEQICRTKWKNLRDRYVRLRRKMKGKSGDAASEIQPQILTTLSWLSGFIKHKETKVEEMDTPEDLQDDNLIERDHFHSSNNEQQDGHFVVRSKIRARAPGKRTPSHSKTIQEKEEEPLDTDDSDDWIEGFSPGGEKPHYCFDCSKSFRKVRDLIRHQRSHTGEKPHHCPVCDKSFAQLDKLKLHAKRHMKEEHVTRLEQAGLNVDRVNTPQRPASRGRQKSQIRASAPGGEMVQSQPGKDLPCKSSVRKNQHVEKGQQPQTSQENEEDPEDTPEDWTESFRTVEKPYVCSDCGKSFKQENRLIRHQRTHTGEKPYDCPDCDKSFARLDNLKLHQKTHMKEERNFHCSDCVKSFVLLEQLEKHQLTHKKSYSCSKCEERFSDLVDWKAHFLVHREILHCPDCDKQFLYKGLFERHRRTHLRKIETFLCTICGKEYRNIKIHMRVHTGETPYHCTVCGKSFPYIKSYQRHILTHTSGERATYPCLECGKTFTRKDGMVMHVRRVHTGERNHQCRYCGKRFFRKEKLKVHMLVHTGEKPYQCSVCGQRFSQDGDRKHHEKRHYSGVSDFLDL